One part of the Solanum dulcamara chromosome 8, daSolDulc1.2, whole genome shotgun sequence genome encodes these proteins:
- the LOC129901150 gene encoding probable protein phosphatase 2C 22: MEESKLMFDNCSRGNESSSNSKPPNPLAGDRRLVASATKKSLVRHPSLVRTKLSDVPLEPRAATGDHATEYLPILRSGAWADIGSRSSMEDVYVCADIFTSHHRSTSSNEGTHAFYGVFDGHGGKHAADFACNHLPRFIAEDEDFPRQIDRAISSAFLQTDTAFAEACTLDADLASGTTALAALVIGSSLVVANAGDCRAVLSRRGKAIEMSRDHKPGCFGEKERIEASGGYVYDGYLNGQLNVARALGDWHLEGLKSIDGGPLSGEPELMSTRLTEEDEFLIIGCDGIWDVFMSQNAVDFARRRLQEHNNPVMCSKDLVDEALKRKSGDNLSVVVVCFQKQPPPNLVVPRGRVHRSISAEGLKELQGFLDTLKD; this comes from the exons ATGGAAGAAAGTAAATTGATGTTTGATAATTGCAGCAGAGGAAATGAGAGCTCCAGCAACAGCAAGCCACCCAACCCTCTTGCTGGAGATCGCCGTCTAGTAGCTTCTGCCACCAAAAAGTCCCTTGTTCGACACCCTTCTTTG GTGAGAACCAAGTTATCAGATGTTCCTCTTGAACCAAGAGCAGCTACAGGTGATCATGCAACAGAGTACCTTCCCATACTTCGCTCAGGTGCTTGGGCTGACATTGGATCTCGGTCAAGCATGGAAGATGTGTATGTGTGTGCCGACATTTTTACGAGCCACCATAGATCAACTAGTTCTAACGAAGGGACTCATGCCTTCTACGGG GTTTTCGATGGACATGGAGGAAAACATGCAGCTGACTTTGCTTGCAACCATTTACCAAGGTTTATTGCCGAGGATGAAGACTTTCCAAGGCAGATTGATAGGGCAATTTCTTCTGCATTTTTGCAAACTGATACTGCTTTCGCAGAAGCCTGCACCTTGGATGCTGATCTTGCTTCCGGTACCACTGCTTTGGCAGCCCTTGTTATTGGAAG TTCGCTGGTTGTGGCAAATGCAGGAGATTGTAGAGCTGTACTTAGTCGTCGTGGTAAAGCTATTGAGATGTCGAGAGATCACAAACCTGGTTGTTTTGGGGAGAAAGAGCGCATTGAAGCTTCTGGAGGATATGTGTATGATGGCTACCTGAATGGACAACTTAATGTGGCTCGCGCTTTAGGAGATTGGCACCTGGAAGGGTTAAAATCTATTGATGGTGGTCCCCTTAGTGGAGAACCTGAACTTATGAGCACCAGACTTACAGAAGAGGACGAGTTTCTCATAATAGGTTGTGATGGTATATGGGATGTCTTCATGAGCCAAAATGCTGTTGACTTTGCTCGTCGAAGACTTCAGGAACACAATAATCCAGTGATGTGCAGCAAAGATCTCGTTGATGAAGCTCTGAAAAGAAAGAGTGGGGACAATTTATCTGTGGTTGTGGTGTGTTTTCAAAAGCAGCCACCTCCCAACTTGGTTGTTCCGCGCGGAAGGGTGCATAGGAGCATTTCTGCAGAAGGTTTAAAAGAGTTGCAGGGTTTCTTGGATACCTTGAAAGATTAA
- the LOC129900750 gene encoding non-specific lipid-transfer protein 1-like → MATSPRMLSKKLLSFILIIYMVVAPPPAKAAVTCSTVYDGVHPCLSYVLFGGSVSTDCCNGLESLIVAATTTADRQSACSCVKSLASHATDEELSRAASIPGQCGASVPFEISPNVDCSKVK, encoded by the coding sequence ATGGCCACTAGCCCTAGAATGTTAAGCAAGAAACTTCTTTCATTCATCCTAATCATTTACATGGTGGTGGCACCACCACCGGCTAAGGCGGCGGTCACGTGTTCCACTGTGTACGATGGCGTTCATCCATGTCTTAGTTATGTGTTATTTGGTGGAAGTGTTTCTACAGACTGCTGTAATGGACTTGAATCTCTTATTGTTGCCGCTACTACCACTGCGGATCGTCAAAGCGCATGCTCGTGCGTGAAGAGTCTTGCATCGCATGCCACGGACGAAGAACTTAGTCGTGCCGCTAGTATCCCCGGACAATGTGGAGCAAGCGTTCCTTTCGAGATTAGCCCAAATGTTGATTGCTCAAAGGTGAAGTGA